Proteins from one Sphingomonas sp. R1 genomic window:
- a CDS encoding MgtC/SapB family protein has translation MFQSSWWEITTHIISLAVAYALALPVGWDREKDARSAGIRTFPLVAIASCGFVLVGIAILGRTSPAQARLLEGLITGVGFIGGGAILKKGDKTSGTATAASLWATGALGAAVGYGLYDIAFILSATTFLTLRCSRPLKRATNGDVGSSASR, from the coding sequence ATGTTTCAAAGCTCGTGGTGGGAGATAACCACCCATATCATCAGTCTCGCCGTCGCCTACGCGCTCGCCCTTCCTGTTGGCTGGGATCGCGAGAAGGACGCCCGCAGCGCAGGCATCCGTACATTCCCATTGGTTGCCATCGCCAGTTGCGGCTTCGTGCTGGTGGGCATTGCGATCCTCGGCCGCACGTCTCCAGCGCAAGCCAGGTTGCTCGAAGGTCTGATTACGGGTGTCGGCTTCATCGGGGGCGGCGCGATTCTGAAGAAGGGCGACAAGACGTCAGGCACAGCGACGGCGGCCAGTCTGTGGGCGACTGGCGCGCTCGGCGCGGCCGTGGGCTACGGCCTATACGACATCGCCTTCATCCTGAGCGCTACCACCTTCCTCACCCTGCGCTGCTCTCGTCCGCTCAAGCGCGCCACCAATGGCGACGTCGGCAGCTCGGCGAGCCGATGA